From Streptomyces sp. TLI_105, the proteins below share one genomic window:
- a CDS encoding acyltransferase, producing the protein MGISARELAAATPATRDRYVDLLRVASLAVVVLGHWLMAAVTADGQVGNLLAVVPELQVVTWAFQVMPVFFFVGGFSHALAHRSRPRYAAFLRARLQRLLRPTMVFVGVWGAAALVLQLSGADGGLTGVALRLVTQPLWFIGIYLAMVAFTPPLMRLHERWGWGAFGALAGGAVAVDVLRFAADVPFVEFLNFAFVWLAVHQLGFLRADGMIRRPAPLAAAGLVGATALVALGPYPLSMVGMPGEKVSNMAPPTLALLCHGLWLVGAVELLRGPGARLVARAGVWRTVVAANGIAMTAFLWHLTAMLGVYGALLGLGVELPAPASAAWWAQVPLRFVAAAVLTALLVAVFRRFEAPVPAAPATGAGGPLAALGITLALFGVLGLSLTGFGGLLDGHAATLIAVPVTAPAAVGLALAGWLLVERAGRGSGA; encoded by the coding sequence ATGGGAATCAGCGCGCGTGAACTCGCCGCCGCCACGCCGGCGACGCGGGACCGGTACGTCGATCTGCTCCGGGTCGCCTCGCTCGCGGTCGTCGTCCTCGGCCACTGGCTGATGGCGGCCGTCACCGCCGACGGGCAGGTCGGGAACCTGCTCGCCGTCGTGCCGGAGCTCCAGGTGGTGACCTGGGCGTTCCAGGTGATGCCGGTGTTCTTCTTCGTCGGCGGCTTCTCGCACGCCCTCGCCCACCGCTCCCGCCCCCGGTACGCGGCCTTCCTGCGGGCCCGGCTCCAGCGGCTGCTGCGGCCGACGATGGTGTTCGTCGGGGTGTGGGGCGCGGCCGCGCTGGTGCTCCAGCTGTCCGGCGCCGACGGAGGGCTCACCGGGGTCGCGCTGCGGCTCGTCACGCAGCCGCTGTGGTTCATCGGGATCTACCTCGCGATGGTGGCCTTCACGCCGCCGCTGATGCGGCTGCACGAGCGGTGGGGCTGGGGCGCGTTCGGCGCGCTCGCCGGCGGCGCGGTCGCGGTGGACGTGCTGCGGTTCGCGGCGGACGTCCCCTTCGTCGAGTTCCTGAACTTCGCCTTCGTGTGGCTCGCCGTCCACCAGCTCGGCTTCCTCCGCGCCGACGGCATGATCCGCCGCCCGGCCCCGCTCGCCGCCGCGGGCCTCGTCGGCGCGACCGCGCTGGTCGCCCTCGGGCCGTACCCGCTGTCGATGGTGGGAATGCCGGGGGAGAAGGTGTCGAACATGGCCCCGCCGACCCTCGCCCTGCTCTGCCACGGGCTGTGGCTGGTCGGCGCGGTCGAGCTGCTGAGGGGCCCGGGGGCGCGGCTCGTCGCCCGCGCCGGGGTGTGGCGGACGGTGGTCGCCGCCAACGGGATCGCGATGACGGCCTTCCTGTGGCACCTGACGGCCATGCTCGGCGTGTACGGGGCGCTGCTCGGTCTCGGCGTGGAGCTCCCGGCCCCCGCCTCGGCCGCCTGGTGGGCGCAGGTCCCGCTCCGCTTCGTGGCGGCGGCCGTGCTCACGGCCCTGCTCGTCGCCGTCTTCCGCCGCTTCGAGGCCCCGGTCCCGGCCGCCCCGGCGACCGGCGCGGGCGGCCCCCTCGCCGCCCTCGGCATCACCCTCGCCCTCTTCGGCGTCCTGGGCCTGTCCCTGACGGGCTTCGGCGGGCTCCTCGACGGCCACGCGGCGACGCTGATCGCCGTCCCGGTCACGGCCCCGGCGGCCGTCGGCCTGGCCCTGGCGGGCTGGCTGCTCGTGGAGCGGGCCGGGCGGGGCTCCGGGGCCTGA
- a CDS encoding ABC-F family ATP-binding cassette domain-containing protein has protein sequence MAVNLVNVEAVSKVYGTRALLDGVSLGVSEGDRIGVVGRNGDGKTTLIRMLAKLEEADTGRVTHSGGLRLGVLTQHDSLDPKATIRHEVIGVMADHEWAGSAKIRDVLTGLFGGLDLPGFEQGLDTVIGPLSGGERRRIALARLLIEDQDLIVLDEPTNHLDVEGIAWLAKHLQERRSALVCVTHDRWFLDQVCTRMWDVQRGDVHEYEGGYSDYVFARAERERIAATEETKRQNLMRKELAWLRRGAPARTSKPRYRIEAANELIADVPPPRDTSELMKFANARLGKTVFDLEDVSITAGPKELLKHLTWQLGPGDRIGLVGVNGAGKTSLLRALAEAAVSQGEKQPAAGRIVVGKTVRLAYLSQDVTELPAALRVLEAVQQIRDRVDLGKGREMTAGQLCEQFGFSKEKQWTPVGDLSGGERRRLQLLRLLMDEPNVLFLDEPTNDLDIETLTQLEDLLDGWPGSMIVISHDRFFIERTTDRTFALLGDRTLRMLPRGIDEYLERRRKMIEASVPAPAAAPAQQKPGVSAADARAAKKELQKVERQLDKLSDKEAKLHAQIADNATDFEKVAKLDAELRELAGEREELEMRWLELAEDA, from the coding sequence GTGGCCGTCAACCTGGTCAATGTCGAGGCAGTCAGCAAGGTGTACGGCACCCGTGCCCTGCTCGACGGGGTCTCGCTCGGCGTCTCCGAGGGGGACCGGATCGGGGTCGTCGGACGCAACGGCGACGGCAAGACCACCCTCATCCGGATGCTCGCCAAGCTGGAGGAGGCCGACACCGGCCGCGTCACCCACAGCGGAGGGCTCCGCCTCGGGGTGCTCACCCAGCACGACTCCCTCGACCCGAAGGCCACCATCCGGCACGAGGTCATCGGCGTCATGGCCGACCACGAGTGGGCGGGCAGCGCCAAGATCCGCGACGTGCTCACCGGGCTCTTCGGCGGGCTCGACCTGCCCGGCTTCGAGCAGGGCCTCGACACGGTCATCGGCCCGCTCTCCGGCGGCGAGCGGCGGCGCATCGCGCTCGCCAGGCTCCTCATCGAGGACCAGGACCTGATCGTCCTCGACGAGCCCACCAACCACCTCGACGTCGAGGGCATCGCCTGGCTCGCCAAGCACCTCCAGGAGCGCCGCTCGGCGCTCGTCTGCGTCACCCACGACCGCTGGTTCCTCGACCAGGTCTGCACCCGCATGTGGGACGTGCAGCGCGGTGACGTGCACGAGTACGAGGGCGGCTACTCCGACTACGTCTTCGCCCGCGCCGAGCGCGAGCGGATCGCGGCCACGGAGGAGACCAAGCGGCAGAACCTGATGCGCAAGGAGCTGGCCTGGCTGCGGCGCGGCGCCCCCGCCCGCACCTCCAAGCCGCGCTACCGCATCGAGGCCGCGAACGAGCTGATCGCCGACGTGCCGCCGCCGCGCGACACCAGCGAGCTGATGAAGTTCGCCAACGCCCGCCTCGGCAAGACGGTCTTCGACCTGGAGGACGTGAGCATCACCGCCGGGCCCAAGGAGCTGCTCAAGCACCTCACCTGGCAGCTCGGCCCCGGCGACCGCATCGGCCTCGTCGGCGTCAACGGCGCGGGCAAGACCTCACTCCTGCGGGCGCTCGCCGAGGCGGCCGTCAGCCAGGGCGAGAAGCAGCCGGCCGCCGGCAGGATCGTCGTCGGCAAGACCGTCCGGCTCGCCTACCTCTCGCAGGACGTCACCGAACTCCCCGCCGCGCTGCGCGTCCTGGAGGCCGTCCAGCAGATCCGCGACCGGGTCGACCTCGGCAAGGGCCGCGAGATGACGGCCGGACAGCTCTGCGAGCAGTTCGGCTTCTCCAAGGAGAAGCAGTGGACGCCGGTCGGCGACCTCTCCGGTGGCGAGCGCCGCCGCCTGCAGCTGCTGCGCCTGCTGATGGACGAGCCGAACGTCCTCTTCCTCGACGAGCCCACCAACGACCTCGACATCGAGACCCTGACGCAGCTGGAGGACCTCCTCGACGGCTGGCCGGGCTCCATGATCGTCATCTCCCACGACCGGTTCTTCATCGAGCGCACCACGGACCGGACGTTCGCGCTGCTCGGCGACCGGACCCTGCGGATGCTGCCGCGCGGCATCGACGAGTACCTGGAGCGGCGCCGGAAGATGATCGAGGCGTCGGTCCCGGCGCCCGCCGCCGCGCCCGCGCAGCAGAAGCCGGGCGTCTCCGCCGCGGACGCCCGCGCGGCCAAGAAGGAGCTGCAGAAGGTCGAGCGTCAGCTCGACAAGCTCTCCGACAAGGAGGCGAAGCTGCACGCCCAGATCGCCGACAACGCCACCGATTTCGAGAAGGTGGCGAAGCTGGACGCGGAGCTCCGGGAACTCGCGGGGGAGCGGGAGGAATTGGAGATGCGCTGGCTCGAGCTGGCCGAGGACGCGTAG
- a CDS encoding PQQ-binding-like beta-propeller repeat protein — protein sequence MTQPPSNQPPGGFGAPQDPNQGPGQGMPPVPPVPPQAPPAPQTPPPAAPGPYGQPTQPGYGYPQQPGQAPQQPGQAPQPGPYGQPGPYGQPAPQPYGYPQQGQPGQAPQPGPYGQQQSPYGGYPTQPMYQGAPTPPQGPGGGGPFKGRTGVVAGVAAAAVLVAAVTTWAVVGGDDEKDPVAQPTATASSSGAPKPTESVDQGDGTGDGGNDDEDLNAGRQAGEAKVNWLLKNDVDLPRNGSDAFGPWIVGDTVVKAMYKGVDGYNLGDGKRKWHVDLPFELCAVPPEPAADGSMVFGYAESAKDGAKCTQLQKVDLKTGKPGWKKAVPKATGLFAFSDNTLAISGNTVTAAGSSSAYGFSLADGHQLFKSPDSGCKPFAYAGGSKLIAAMDCPSGSTTKKLQAVGQVDPNTGKPKFTFQLQANWEVDKVYSVDPLVVSATQRDEKKWSIFALDANGKLRSQIQGGNDKFAPSCGGSFVIFGKNLSGCTGVAADANTFYMSTDAGYGKTNEVVAFDLKNGKAKWRAKAPEGRSMTPLRMEGGQVLVYVDPTYDKGGAVATIAPTGGAPKILLQHPASTAEIESNFFDASFAYGSGAFVVASGRVSASNDKDEMQVKTMMAFSK from the coding sequence ATGACCCAGCCGCCCAGCAACCAGCCGCCGGGGGGCTTCGGAGCCCCTCAGGACCCGAACCAGGGGCCGGGCCAGGGCATGCCGCCCGTGCCGCCGGTCCCGCCGCAGGCCCCGCCCGCCCCGCAGACCCCGCCGCCGGCCGCGCCGGGACCGTACGGACAGCCGACGCAGCCCGGGTACGGGTACCCGCAGCAGCCGGGACAGGCTCCGCAGCAGCCGGGACAGGCCCCGCAGCCCGGCCCCTACGGCCAGCCCGGTCCTTACGGGCAGCCGGCGCCGCAGCCGTACGGCTACCCGCAGCAGGGCCAGCCCGGCCAGGCGCCGCAGCCCGGTCCGTACGGCCAGCAGCAGAGCCCTTACGGCGGCTACCCGACCCAGCCCATGTACCAGGGCGCCCCCACCCCGCCCCAGGGCCCCGGTGGCGGCGGTCCGTTCAAGGGCCGGACCGGTGTCGTCGCGGGCGTGGCCGCCGCGGCCGTCCTGGTCGCCGCCGTCACGACCTGGGCCGTCGTCGGCGGGGACGACGAGAAGGACCCGGTCGCGCAGCCCACCGCCACGGCCAGCTCCTCCGGCGCCCCCAAGCCCACCGAGTCGGTGGACCAGGGCGACGGCACGGGCGACGGCGGCAACGACGACGAGGACCTCAACGCGGGCCGTCAGGCCGGCGAGGCGAAGGTCAACTGGCTGCTGAAGAACGACGTCGACCTGCCCCGCAACGGCTCCGACGCCTTCGGCCCGTGGATCGTCGGCGACACCGTCGTCAAGGCGATGTACAAGGGCGTCGACGGCTACAACCTGGGCGACGGCAAGCGTAAGTGGCACGTCGACCTGCCGTTCGAGCTGTGCGCGGTCCCGCCGGAGCCCGCCGCCGACGGCTCCATGGTGTTCGGCTACGCCGAGAGCGCCAAGGACGGCGCCAAGTGCACCCAGCTCCAGAAGGTCGACCTCAAGACGGGTAAGCCCGGCTGGAAGAAGGCCGTCCCGAAGGCCACGGGCCTCTTCGCCTTCTCCGACAACACCCTGGCCATCAGCGGCAACACGGTCACCGCCGCCGGTTCCAGCAGCGCGTACGGCTTCTCGCTCGCCGACGGCCACCAGCTCTTCAAGAGCCCCGACAGCGGCTGCAAGCCCTTCGCCTACGCGGGCGGCAGCAAGCTGATCGCCGCCATGGACTGCCCGTCGGGCAGCACCACCAAGAAGCTCCAGGCGGTCGGCCAGGTCGACCCCAACACCGGCAAGCCCAAGTTCACCTTCCAGCTGCAGGCGAACTGGGAGGTCGACAAGGTCTACTCGGTCGACCCGCTGGTCGTCTCGGCCACCCAGCGCGACGAGAAGAAGTGGTCCATCTTCGCGCTCGACGCCAACGGCAAGCTGCGCTCGCAGATCCAGGGCGGCAACGACAAGTTCGCGCCCTCGTGCGGCGGCAGCTTCGTCATCTTCGGCAAGAACCTCTCGGGCTGCACGGGTGTCGCGGCCGACGCGAACACCTTCTACATGTCCACCGACGCCGGATACGGCAAGACGAACGAGGTCGTCGCCTTCGACCTGAAGAACGGCAAGGCCAAGTGGCGCGCCAAGGCGCCCGAGGGCCGGTCGATGACCCCGCTGCGCATGGAGGGCGGGCAGGTCCTGGTGTACGTGGACCCCACGTACGACAAGGGCGGCGCCGTCGCCACCATCGCCCCGACCGGTGGCGCGCCGAAGATCCTGCTCCAGCACCCGGCCTCGACCGCCGAGATCGAGAGCAACTTCTTCGACGCGAGCTTCGCCTACGGCAGCGGCGCCTTCGTGGTGGCGAGCGGGCGTGTGTCGGCGTCCAACGACAAGGACGAGATGCAGGTCAAGACGATGATGGCCTTCAGCAAGTGA
- a CDS encoding PQQ-binding-like beta-propeller repeat protein: MTQPPPPPPNQPPDPQGGFGAPTPPQQQPGYGYPQQPPAQPDPGYGYPQQPSAQPDPGYGYPQQQPPAYGYPTAPQQQPQQPPQYGGYPQQPQQPGQPPYGYPTQPQQAYGGYQQPVAAPAPGGGKKLSAQLQIVIAAAVAVVLIIGVGIWYANSGSGDGGNEAKGTGGTSQGSATGGDTGGKGLGGGGKEKPPTDTKAKMAFQIGQPKVQDVTDVSGSWITDKAFVKPGVNSLVGYDLDKGTVLWTLPLTGQVCGASRHVTADNKAPILFEATKRVAPRYYQPCTEVGVVDLNTGKLLWSTSVTGGSAGDQKVRFSEVTLSGATVAAGGTDGGAAFDLANGNPRWKPQANDQNCYDMGYGGGEGLVAVRKCGQYDSPKVLIQNLNPMTGAPISQYQMPTGAKYASVVSTKPLVVASDIGDSAGDGSGISDFFSIDEKTGKLKAKITADADQYAARCRATEVESCTQALVGNGRLYVPTEEHEGSTGDYGSETNEIIAFDLATGRTVPEKADAGDKFTFVPLRMDGGNLIAYKAPPYDQGGRIVSVDGGTMKETLLLENPANKSIHNVESSFSLNGAELLYRDGRFFISETLISKPRESTSPNDIKEYLIASFSAGH; this comes from the coding sequence ATGACGCAGCCACCCCCGCCGCCGCCGAACCAACCCCCGGACCCGCAGGGCGGCTTCGGCGCCCCGACGCCCCCGCAGCAGCAGCCGGGCTACGGCTACCCGCAGCAGCCGCCGGCCCAGCCGGACCCGGGCTACGGCTATCCGCAGCAGCCGTCGGCCCAGCCGGACCCGGGCTACGGCTACCCGCAGCAGCAGCCTCCGGCGTACGGCTATCCCACCGCGCCGCAGCAGCAGCCGCAGCAGCCCCCGCAGTATGGCGGCTACCCGCAGCAGCCGCAGCAGCCGGGCCAGCCCCCGTACGGCTACCCGACCCAGCCGCAGCAGGCGTACGGCGGCTACCAGCAGCCCGTCGCGGCCCCGGCCCCGGGAGGCGGCAAGAAGCTGTCGGCGCAGCTCCAGATCGTCATCGCGGCGGCCGTCGCCGTGGTCCTGATCATCGGCGTCGGCATCTGGTACGCCAACTCCGGCAGCGGTGACGGGGGCAACGAGGCGAAGGGCACGGGCGGCACCTCGCAGGGCTCTGCCACGGGCGGCGACACCGGCGGCAAGGGTCTCGGCGGCGGCGGCAAGGAGAAGCCGCCGACCGACACGAAGGCGAAGATGGCCTTCCAGATCGGGCAGCCGAAGGTCCAGGACGTCACCGACGTCTCCGGCTCCTGGATCACCGACAAGGCGTTCGTGAAGCCGGGCGTGAACTCGCTCGTGGGCTACGACCTGGACAAGGGCACCGTCCTGTGGACGCTGCCGCTGACCGGCCAGGTCTGCGGCGCCTCGCGGCACGTCACCGCGGACAACAAGGCGCCGATCCTGTTCGAGGCCACCAAGCGGGTCGCGCCGCGCTACTACCAGCCGTGCACCGAGGTCGGCGTGGTCGACCTGAACACCGGCAAGCTGCTGTGGTCGACCTCGGTCACCGGCGGCAGCGCCGGCGACCAGAAGGTGCGGTTCAGCGAGGTCACGCTCAGCGGGGCGACCGTCGCGGCCGGCGGCACCGACGGCGGCGCCGCCTTCGACCTCGCCAACGGCAACCCGCGCTGGAAGCCGCAGGCCAACGACCAGAACTGCTACGACATGGGGTACGGCGGCGGGGAGGGCCTCGTCGCGGTCCGCAAGTGCGGGCAGTACGACAGCCCGAAGGTGCTGATCCAGAACCTCAACCCGATGACGGGCGCCCCGATCTCGCAGTACCAGATGCCGACCGGCGCGAAGTACGCCTCGGTCGTCTCCACCAAGCCGCTGGTCGTCGCGTCCGACATCGGCGACAGTGCCGGTGACGGCAGCGGCATCTCGGACTTCTTCTCGATCGACGAGAAGACCGGGAAGCTGAAGGCGAAGATCACGGCGGACGCGGACCAGTACGCGGCCCGCTGCCGCGCGACCGAGGTCGAGTCCTGCACCCAGGCGCTCGTCGGCAACGGCCGGCTGTACGTGCCGACCGAGGAGCACGAGGGCAGCACCGGCGACTACGGCTCCGAGACCAACGAGATCATCGCCTTCGACCTGGCCACCGGGCGCACGGTGCCGGAGAAGGCCGACGCGGGCGACAAGTTCACCTTCGTCCCGCTGCGGATGGACGGCGGCAACCTCATCGCCTACAAGGCACCGCCCTACGACCAGGGCGGCCGGATCGTCTCGGTCGACGGCGGCACGATGAAGGAGACGCTGCTCCTGGAGAACCCGGCGAACAAGTCGATCCACAACGTCGAGAGCAGCTTCAGCCTGAACGGCGCCGAACTCCTCTACCGGGACGGCCGGTTCTTCATCTCGGAGACGCTGATCAGCAAGCCCCGGGAGTCGACCTCGCCCAACGACATCAAGGAGTACCTGATCGCCTCCTTCTCCGCCGGGCACTGA
- a CDS encoding IS607 family transposase, whose protein sequence is MKLSEWAARNGVHYQTAWTWAKEGRMPVPVVQTPSGMWLVEESAPQVVGRTVAYCRVSSGGQKADLDRQVSRVVQGANGLGLAVAEVVTEVGSGLNGKRRKLHRVLSDPTLAVIVVEHRDRLARFGVEHLGSALSASGRRLVVLDPRETTSDLVQDITEVLTSMCARLYGQRAAKNRAARAMAAVTGEDAG, encoded by the coding sequence GTGAAGCTTTCCGAGTGGGCGGCGCGCAACGGCGTGCATTACCAGACCGCGTGGACCTGGGCGAAAGAGGGCCGTATGCCGGTCCCTGTCGTGCAGACGCCGTCCGGTATGTGGCTGGTCGAGGAGTCCGCTCCCCAGGTCGTTGGGCGGACGGTGGCGTACTGCCGCGTCTCGTCCGGCGGCCAGAAGGCGGATCTCGACCGGCAGGTCTCCCGTGTCGTGCAGGGAGCCAACGGGCTGGGGCTGGCCGTTGCCGAGGTGGTTACCGAGGTTGGGTCCGGACTGAACGGGAAGCGGCGGAAGCTGCACCGTGTCCTGTCGGACCCGACCCTTGCCGTCATCGTCGTGGAGCATCGCGACCGGCTGGCCCGCTTCGGTGTCGAGCATCTGGGATCCGCGTTGTCGGCTTCCGGCCGGCGCCTGGTGGTGCTCGATCCGCGGGAGACAACCAGCGACCTGGTCCAAGACATCACCGAAGTCCTCACCTCGATGTGTGCCCGGCTGTACGGGCAGCGGGCGGCGAAGAATCGGGCCGCACGTGCGATGGCCGCTGTGACCGGCGAGGACGCCGGGTGA
- the tnpB gene encoding IS607 family element RNA-guided endonuclease TnpB produces MKKFQAQPGSVVQAHRFALDPNAGQSAALRSHCGAARAAYNWAVGWVEASWWQRRVEESYGIAEDELTPWRPWSLPALRKEFNKAKQADPRFSGWWTENSKEAYNTGLANAAAAFDNYAKSKQGKRKGKRVGMPRRKSKHRARLACRFTTGTIRVEDGRRHVTLPRLGAIRTHESTRKLQRRVANGTARILSATIRYERGRWFVSFQVEVKREIERVTRPGVTVGVDLGVKVLAVMADSLGEIRYIPNPEHYDTALKVLKRLSRRVSRRQGPDRRTGQKPSKRWIKANAERNQVHHRVANLRADALHKLTTGITAEYGTVVVEDLNVAGMLRNRRLARKIADAGFGEIRRQITYKTRRNGCRTVVASRWYPSSKTCSDCGAVKAKLPLHVRVFDCDACPLVIDRDENAARNLAALAAACMTGTGVAGDQGAQAPKPRGADQKTRTTRLDLTAGAGRAGGTKLPHQRVTEARDRTQTEALMLW; encoded by the coding sequence GTGAAGAAGTTTCAGGCGCAGCCCGGTTCCGTGGTGCAGGCACACCGTTTCGCGCTGGACCCGAACGCCGGTCAGAGCGCGGCGCTCAGGTCGCACTGCGGGGCGGCGCGTGCCGCCTACAACTGGGCGGTGGGCTGGGTCGAGGCGTCGTGGTGGCAGCGCAGGGTCGAGGAGTCCTACGGCATTGCCGAGGACGAACTCACGCCGTGGCGGCCGTGGTCGCTCCCGGCGCTGCGCAAGGAGTTCAACAAGGCCAAGCAGGCCGACCCCCGGTTCTCCGGCTGGTGGACGGAGAACTCCAAGGAGGCGTACAACACCGGCCTCGCGAACGCTGCCGCCGCGTTCGACAACTACGCCAAGTCCAAGCAGGGCAAGCGCAAGGGCAAGCGGGTCGGGATGCCCCGCCGGAAGTCCAAGCACCGCGCCCGGCTTGCGTGTCGGTTCACCACCGGCACCATCCGTGTCGAGGACGGCCGCAGGCATGTGACGCTGCCCAGGCTTGGGGCGATCCGCACCCACGAATCCACCCGCAAACTCCAGCGACGCGTGGCCAACGGAACGGCCCGCATCCTGTCTGCCACTATCCGGTATGAGCGCGGACGCTGGTTCGTGTCGTTCCAGGTCGAGGTCAAGCGGGAGATCGAACGCGTGACCCGGCCCGGTGTGACCGTGGGCGTGGACCTCGGCGTGAAGGTCCTTGCGGTGATGGCCGACTCCCTCGGCGAGATCAGGTACATCCCCAACCCGGAGCACTACGACACCGCGCTCAAGGTCCTCAAGCGCCTCTCGCGTCGCGTCTCGCGCCGGCAAGGACCCGACCGCCGCACCGGTCAGAAGCCGTCCAAACGCTGGATCAAGGCCAACGCCGAGCGTAACCAGGTCCACCACCGGGTGGCGAACCTGCGGGCCGATGCGCTGCACAAGCTCACCACCGGCATCACGGCCGAGTACGGCACGGTGGTGGTGGAAGACCTCAACGTCGCCGGCATGCTCCGCAACCGCCGCCTGGCCCGCAAGATCGCCGATGCCGGGTTCGGGGAGATCCGGCGCCAGATCACGTACAAGACCAGACGGAACGGCTGCCGAACGGTGGTCGCCAGCCGCTGGTATCCCTCTTCCAAGACCTGCTCGGACTGCGGCGCGGTGAAAGCCAAACTGCCGCTGCACGTCCGGGTCTTCGACTGCGATGCTTGCCCCCTGGTCATAGATCGGGACGAGAACGCAGCCAGGAACCTCGCCGCTCTCGCGGCGGCCTGCATGACTGGTACCGGAGTGGCCGGAGACCAGGGCGCGCAAGCGCCGAAACCTCGTGGAGCCGACCAGAAGACCCGCACCACCCGCCTCGACCTTACGGCCGGGGCGGGGCGGGCAGGTGGCACAAAACTCCCGCACCAGCGGGTGACGGAAGCGAGAGACCGTACTCAAACCGAAGCCCTCATGCTTTGGTGA
- a CDS encoding LuxR C-terminal-related transcriptional regulator: protein MGVRLVVVDDHRLLAEALASALKLRGHRVLAAAAPVAGAAELVVGRAPEVCLLGTATPDAPGTFDPVVRIKRERPQVAVVVLGPVPSPRGIAAAFAAGASGYVRHDERIEGVERALVKARAGEPAVAPQLLQGAFAELLHPSAQPDDEAQRLLRLLTQREVEVLVRVAEGEGTRLIAAGMGIAPSTARTHVQRVLMKLGVGSRLEAAALAARTGLLDRAVPAPRGSF, encoded by the coding sequence ATGGGCGTACGCCTCGTGGTGGTGGACGACCACCGCCTGCTCGCGGAGGCGCTCGCCTCGGCGCTGAAGCTGCGCGGGCACCGGGTGCTCGCGGCGGCCGCGCCGGTGGCGGGGGCCGCGGAGCTGGTGGTGGGCCGGGCGCCGGAGGTCTGCCTCCTGGGCACGGCGACGCCGGACGCGCCGGGGACCTTCGACCCGGTCGTACGGATCAAGCGGGAGCGGCCGCAGGTGGCCGTCGTGGTGCTCGGTCCGGTGCCGTCGCCGCGCGGGATCGCGGCGGCGTTCGCGGCCGGGGCCTCGGGGTACGTCCGCCACGACGAGCGCATCGAGGGCGTCGAGCGCGCTCTGGTGAAGGCGAGGGCGGGGGAGCCGGCGGTGGCGCCGCAGCTGCTCCAGGGGGCCTTCGCGGAGCTGCTGCACCCCTCGGCGCAGCCGGACGACGAGGCGCAGCGGCTGCTCCGGCTGCTCACACAGCGGGAGGTGGAGGTCCTGGTGCGGGTCGCGGAGGGCGAGGGCACCCGGCTGATCGCGGCGGGGATGGGGATCGCGCCGAGCACGGCGCGGACGCATGTGCAGCGGGTCCTGATGAAGCTGGGGGTCGGTTCGCGTCTCGAGGCGGCGGCGCTCGCGGCGCGCACGGGGCTGCTCGACCGGGCGGTGCCGGCGCCTCGGGGTTCCTTCTGA
- the galT gene encoding galactose-1-phosphate uridylyltransferase, with the protein MKKTVTTLADGRELIYYDTRDDTVRTAVDPRPLTPVVSRSEIRHDELTGDPVAIASHRQARTYQPPADACPLCPAKDGRESEIPEESYEVAVFENRFPSLSGGVGRCEVVCFTDDHTDSFADLTEERARLVLDAWTDRTAELSALPGVEQVYCFENRGQEIGVTLPHAHGQIYAFPYVTPRTAAMRRRVDEHRAATGRNLFDDLVARERADGERVVLETEHWIAFVPYAAHWPYEVHLHPRRRVPDLLALDEGARTEFAQVYLELLRRFDRIFGPDEPPTPYIAAWHQAPFTDERREDFGLHLELFTVRRASGKLKFLAGTESGMGAFMNDVRPEDAARRLREVASK; encoded by the coding sequence GTGAAGAAGACCGTCACCACGCTCGCCGACGGGCGTGAGCTGATCTACTACGACACGCGCGACGACACCGTCCGCACCGCCGTCGACCCCCGCCCCCTCACCCCCGTCGTCTCCCGCTCCGAGATCCGCCACGACGAGCTGACCGGCGACCCCGTCGCCATCGCCTCGCACCGGCAGGCCCGCACCTACCAGCCGCCGGCCGACGCCTGCCCGCTCTGCCCCGCCAAGGACGGCCGCGAGAGCGAGATCCCCGAGGAGAGCTACGAGGTGGCGGTCTTCGAGAACCGCTTCCCCTCCCTCTCCGGCGGCGTCGGCCGCTGCGAGGTCGTCTGCTTCACCGACGACCACACGGACTCCTTCGCCGACCTCACCGAGGAGCGGGCCCGGCTCGTCCTCGACGCCTGGACCGACCGCACCGCCGAACTCTCCGCCCTGCCCGGCGTCGAGCAGGTCTACTGCTTCGAGAACCGGGGCCAGGAGATCGGCGTCACCCTGCCCCACGCGCACGGCCAGATCTACGCCTTCCCGTACGTCACGCCCCGGACGGCCGCCATGCGCCGCCGCGTGGACGAGCACCGCGCGGCGACCGGCCGGAACCTCTTCGACGACCTCGTCGCCCGGGAGCGGGCCGACGGCGAGCGGGTGGTCCTGGAGACCGAGCACTGGATCGCCTTCGTGCCGTACGCCGCCCACTGGCCGTACGAGGTCCACCTCCACCCCAGGCGCCGGGTGCCCGACCTGCTCGCCCTCGACGAGGGGGCCCGCACAGAGTTCGCACAGGTCTACCTGGAACTCTTGAGGCGCTTCGACCGGATCTTCGGCCCGGACGAGCCGCCGACGCCCTACATCGCCGCCTGGCACCAGGCGCCCTTCACGGACGAGCGGCGGGAGGACTTCGGACTGCACCTGGAGCTTTTCACCGTTCGACGGGCCTCCGGCAAGCTGAAGTTCCTGGCGGGCACCGAGTCCGGCATGGGCGCGTTCATGAACGACGTGAGGCCGGAGGACGCGGCCCGACGACTCCGAGAGGTGGCGAGCAAGTGA